The following are encoded together in the Pseudoxanthomonas sp. YR558 genome:
- a CDS encoding TonB-dependent receptor, translated as MNYGNAKALRRHPLGAALVAALLIPGAAFAQDATTSTTTNTETTNLGKVQVVGSRIKRSEIEGPSPVTVITAEQIRQEGFNTVADAIDSLSQNTGSVQNDFNAAGGFTPNASPVNLRGLGPGRTLLLINGRRANDYPFPYNGRSNFQNLNNVPAAAVERIEILSGGASAVYGSDAVAGVVNIVLKTNYEGNILKVKGQTSTDGGRDIADIQWVGGKTGDNWSVTYAFESYNAEALWGYQRDFMDSAADNPAPPGTYPLAAGNGRGGYQPPIGIQIRRLSSTGATQGYVLPAGRDCSASSLYSYHFYTSSATGANLGPGCGYDRFPAEQTVSNGSNDLSGYVYGTFNFTDNLEGWASAMAFHSRSRLGGGVEQWQGGPQAGANFYDPGLGMRIFPIRAITPESYGGSEGTYQKFEEDSLDLAFGMRGTFADRFDWEFTLGGAQYEIVRDRPRLTVAGATDYFMGSRLGTTGQGAYTGLAGVPNGLPVYRLNLDRFYGPISPADYASMSTLVHYEAVSRNASANFVLSGDLFELPAGPLSFASVVEASRQSYDLESDRRILPSVREIYNLTGTGGSGERNRYAAGVEFKVPIFSMLTGTLAGRYDKYDDVTDVDDARTWGAGLEFRPFDSLLIRANYATSFKAPDMHYVFSEPSGSFGAITDYYRCYLNGIGTSSSVCGAAGANYNYSAFTTSQGQPTLEEETGKSWTAGFVWDVTDQLSLAADYYVVELEDVVNVQSGATILEAELGCNTGRYPNGSNFPYELSSAYCQATLGRITRNPETNQITEIRSGPINQSFLGTKGVDATVRYRLDTDRFGDFSATLQWTHVLEQTQKLSADQALLSYRDLNSNLDNRSRVRLTVNWSKDDWMATVFMNRLGSTPIWDPTVPVAYSDFDTRIAPFITWNASVAKDITEKLNLRLSVVNLFDNHHPIDKTNYTYPYYWRGFDPIGRQVGLEATYKFN; from the coding sequence ATGAACTACGGAAACGCGAAGGCGCTCCGGCGCCATCCGCTTGGCGCGGCGTTAGTCGCCGCCCTGCTGATCCCGGGCGCGGCATTTGCCCAGGACGCCACCACCAGCACCACCACGAACACCGAAACCACCAACCTGGGCAAGGTGCAGGTGGTCGGTTCGCGCATCAAGCGTTCGGAGATTGAAGGGCCGTCGCCTGTCACCGTCATCACGGCGGAACAGATCAGGCAGGAAGGCTTCAACACCGTGGCCGACGCGATCGACTCGTTGAGCCAGAACACCGGTTCAGTCCAGAACGACTTCAACGCCGCGGGCGGCTTCACGCCGAACGCCAGCCCGGTGAACCTGCGAGGCCTCGGCCCCGGTCGCACGCTGCTGCTGATCAACGGTCGCCGCGCGAACGACTATCCGTTCCCCTACAACGGCCGCAGCAACTTCCAGAACCTCAACAACGTCCCCGCCGCGGCGGTGGAGCGCATCGAGATTCTGTCGGGTGGCGCCTCGGCCGTGTACGGCTCCGATGCCGTGGCCGGCGTCGTCAACATCGTGTTGAAGACCAACTACGAAGGCAACATTCTGAAGGTCAAGGGCCAGACCTCGACCGACGGCGGCCGTGATATTGCAGACATCCAGTGGGTGGGTGGCAAGACCGGCGACAACTGGAGCGTGACGTACGCGTTCGAGTCCTACAACGCGGAAGCGCTCTGGGGCTATCAGCGCGATTTCATGGATTCGGCCGCGGACAATCCGGCACCTCCGGGAACCTACCCTCTGGCCGCGGGCAATGGCCGCGGCGGCTACCAGCCGCCGATCGGCATCCAGATCCGTCGCCTCAGCAGCACCGGCGCCACGCAGGGTTACGTGCTGCCCGCCGGTCGCGATTGTTCCGCCAGCTCGCTGTACAGCTACCACTTCTACACCAGCTCGGCGACCGGTGCGAACCTGGGTCCGGGTTGCGGCTACGACCGCTTCCCGGCGGAACAGACGGTCTCGAACGGCAGCAATGACCTGTCCGGCTACGTCTACGGCACCTTCAACTTCACCGACAACCTGGAAGGCTGGGCGAGCGCGATGGCGTTCCATTCCCGCAGCCGTCTGGGCGGTGGCGTCGAACAGTGGCAGGGCGGCCCGCAGGCGGGTGCGAACTTCTACGACCCGGGCCTGGGCATGCGCATCTTCCCGATCCGCGCGATCACCCCGGAATCGTACGGCGGCTCTGAAGGCACCTACCAGAAGTTCGAAGAAGACTCGCTCGATCTGGCCTTCGGCATGCGCGGCACCTTCGCCGACCGTTTCGATTGGGAGTTCACCCTGGGTGGCGCCCAGTATGAAATCGTCCGTGACCGTCCGCGCCTCACGGTGGCCGGTGCGACGGACTACTTCATGGGTTCGCGCCTCGGCACCACGGGTCAGGGTGCCTACACGGGCCTGGCCGGCGTGCCGAACGGCCTGCCGGTCTATCGCCTGAACCTCGACCGCTTCTACGGCCCGATCTCGCCGGCGGACTACGCCTCGATGTCGACCTTGGTGCACTACGAAGCCGTGTCGCGTAACGCCTCCGCCAACTTCGTGCTTTCGGGCGATCTGTTCGAACTGCCGGCCGGCCCGCTTTCGTTCGCCAGCGTGGTCGAGGCATCGCGCCAGAGCTACGATCTGGAAAGCGATCGCCGCATCCTGCCGAGCGTCCGCGAGATCTACAACCTGACCGGCACCGGCGGCAGCGGCGAGCGCAATCGCTACGCAGCCGGCGTCGAGTTCAAGGTGCCGATCTTCAGCATGCTGACGGGCACCCTGGCGGGCCGTTACGACAAGTACGACGACGTCACCGATGTCGACGATGCGCGCACTTGGGGCGCAGGCCTCGAGTTCCGTCCGTTCGACAGCCTGCTGATCCGCGCCAACTACGCCACCAGCTTCAAGGCGCCGGACATGCACTACGTGTTCTCCGAGCCGAGCGGCTCCTTCGGCGCGATCACCGACTACTACCGCTGCTACCTCAACGGCATCGGCACCAGTTCGTCGGTTTGCGGTGCGGCGGGCGCGAACTACAACTACTCGGCGTTCACCACCTCGCAGGGCCAGCCGACGCTGGAAGAGGAAACGGGTAAGTCGTGGACCGCAGGCTTCGTTTGGGACGTCACCGACCAGTTGTCGCTGGCCGCCGACTACTACGTCGTCGAGTTGGAGGACGTGGTCAACGTCCAGAGCGGCGCGACCATCCTGGAAGCGGAACTGGGTTGCAACACCGGCCGCTACCCGAATGGTTCCAACTTCCCGTATGAGCTGAGCAGCGCGTACTGCCAGGCGACGCTGGGCCGCATCACGCGCAACCCCGAAACCAACCAGATCACCGAGATCCGTAGCGGCCCCATCAACCAGTCGTTCCTCGGCACGAAGGGTGTCGATGCGACGGTGCGCTACCGCCTCGACACGGATCGTTTCGGCGACTTCAGCGCTACGCTGCAGTGGACCCACGTGCTGGAACAGACGCAGAAGCTTTCGGCCGACCAGGCTTTGCTGAGCTACCGCGACCTGAACAGCAATCTGGATAACCGCAGCCGCGTCCGCCTGACCGTGAACTGGTCCAAGGACGACTGGATGGCGACGGTGTTCATGAACCGCCTGGGCAGCACCCCGATCTGGGATCCGACCGTGCCGGTTGCCTATTCGGACTTCGACACCCGCATCGCACCGTTCATCACCTGGAACGCGAGCGTGGCCAAGGACATCACCGAAAAGCTGAACCTGCGCCTGTCGGTGGTGAACCTGTTCGACAACCACCATCCGATCGACAAGACGAACTACACCTATCCGTACTACTGGCGTGGTTTCGATCCGATCGGCCGTCAGGTGGGCTTGGAAGCGACCTACAAGTTCAACTGA
- the apbC gene encoding iron-sulfur cluster carrier protein ApbC produces MTEKEGNYERPRTHAVQGNLSPHPRVRNVIAVGSGKGGVGKSTTAVNLALALAAEGARVGLLDADVYGPSIPAMLGLSGRPDSPDNKSIEPMRAFGVEAMSIGLLVDQDTPMIWRGPMATSALMQLFNDTLWGDLDYLLIDLPPGTGDIQLTLAQKIPVAGAVIVTTPQDIATLDAKKALKMFEKVEVPVLGIVENMAVHTCSNCGHVEHLFGQGGGERMAAQYGVPLLGSLPLDIAIREQGDAGQPVVVAAPDSAVAQAYRQTARVMATTLAQRPRAPLSILSSLV; encoded by the coding sequence GTGACTGAAAAAGAAGGAAATTACGAGCGCCCTCGCACCCATGCCGTCCAAGGCAACCTGTCTCCCCACCCTCGTGTTCGCAACGTCATCGCGGTCGGATCGGGCAAGGGCGGGGTAGGAAAGTCGACCACGGCGGTGAACCTGGCCCTGGCCCTGGCGGCCGAAGGCGCCCGCGTAGGGCTGCTGGATGCCGACGTCTACGGCCCGAGCATCCCGGCGATGCTGGGCCTGTCGGGGCGGCCGGACAGCCCGGACAACAAGTCGATCGAACCGATGCGGGCATTCGGGGTGGAGGCCATGTCCATCGGCCTGCTGGTCGACCAGGACACGCCGATGATCTGGCGAGGGCCCATGGCCACCTCGGCGCTCATGCAACTGTTCAACGACACGTTGTGGGGTGACCTGGACTATCTGCTGATCGACCTACCGCCAGGTACGGGGGACATCCAGCTGACGCTGGCGCAGAAGATCCCGGTGGCCGGGGCGGTCATCGTCACCACGCCGCAGGACATCGCCACGCTGGATGCCAAGAAAGCGCTGAAGATGTTCGAGAAGGTCGAGGTGCCGGTGCTGGGGATCGTCGAGAACATGGCCGTCCATACCTGCTCCAACTGCGGCCACGTGGAGCACCTGTTCGGGCAGGGCGGTGGCGAACGGATGGCCGCACAATACGGCGTGCCGTTGCTGGGCTCGCTGCCGCTGGACATCGCCATCCGCGAGCAGGGCGACGCCGGCCAGCCGGTCGTGGTCGCTGCGCCCGATTCGGCAGTGGCGCAGGCCTACCGGCAGACGGCGCGGGTCATGGCGACCACGCTGGCCCAGCGCCCGCGCGCGCCGCTTTCCATCCTCTCGTCGCTGGTCTAG
- the dcd gene encoding dCTP deaminase has translation MSIKSDRWIRRMAEEQGMIEPFEPGQVKQANGERIVSYGTSSYGYDVRCSREFKVFTNINSTIVDPKHFDPKSFVDIEADECIIPPNSFALARTVEFFRIPRDTLVVCLGKSTYARCGIIVNVTPLEPEWEGHVTLEFSNTTPLPARIYANEGVAQMLFFQSDADDVCETSYKDRGGKYQGQTGVTLPRT, from the coding sequence ATGAGCATCAAGAGCGACCGTTGGATCCGCCGCATGGCCGAAGAGCAGGGCATGATCGAGCCGTTCGAGCCGGGACAGGTGAAGCAGGCCAACGGCGAGCGCATCGTCAGCTACGGCACGTCCAGTTACGGCTACGACGTGCGCTGCTCGCGCGAGTTCAAGGTATTCACCAACATCAACTCCACGATCGTCGACCCCAAGCACTTCGATCCGAAGAGCTTCGTGGACATCGAGGCCGACGAATGCATCATCCCGCCCAACAGTTTCGCGTTGGCGCGTACGGTCGAGTTCTTCCGCATCCCGCGCGATACGCTGGTGGTCTGCCTCGGCAAGAGCACCTATGCGCGCTGCGGCATCATCGTCAACGTGACCCCGCTGGAGCCGGAGTGGGAAGGCCACGTGACGCTGGAGTTCAGCAACACCACGCCGCTGCCGGCGCGCATCTACGCGAATGAAGGCGTCGCGCAAATGCTGTTCTTCCAGTCCGATGCCGACGATGTCTGCGAGACCAGCTACAAGGATCGCGGCGGCAAGTACCAGGGCCAGACCGGCGTGACGCTGCCGCGCACCTGA
- a CDS encoding RDD family protein produces MQTPPPMPQDPYRTPDAEVASTPGTGLDPAIRALRLVAVLIDGCIALVVMVPLMFMGGYWEAAFEAGRSGGFGLMPLGTTLLWAAVGFLVFVLIQGYPLQMTGQTWGKKLLSLKIVDLQGNKPPLADLLLKRYLPTHAIANLPCLGLIYVLVDSLMIFRADQRCVHDLIAGTRVVKTS; encoded by the coding sequence ATGCAAACACCGCCGCCGATGCCGCAGGACCCCTATCGCACGCCTGATGCGGAGGTCGCGTCGACGCCCGGCACTGGGCTCGACCCGGCAATCCGCGCGTTGCGGCTAGTTGCGGTCCTGATCGATGGCTGCATCGCCTTAGTGGTGATGGTGCCGTTGATGTTCATGGGCGGCTATTGGGAAGCGGCGTTCGAGGCGGGGCGCTCGGGCGGGTTCGGCCTGATGCCGCTGGGCACCACGCTGCTGTGGGCCGCCGTGGGGTTCCTCGTGTTCGTGCTGATCCAGGGCTATCCGTTGCAGATGACGGGACAGACCTGGGGCAAGAAACTGCTCTCGCTCAAGATCGTCGACCTGCAGGGCAACAAGCCGCCGCTCGCGGACCTGCTGTTGAAGCGGTACCTGCCCACGCACGCGATCGCGAACCTGCCGTGCCTGGGCCTGATCTACGTACTGGTGGATTCGCTGATGATCTTCCGCGCCGATCAGCGCTGCGTGCATGACCTGATCGCCGGCACGCGGGTCGTCAAGACGTCCTGA
- a CDS encoding HIT family protein produces the protein MTDFVLDPRLAADSAFIADGPLSQVRLMDDTRFPWLVLVPRVNGVSEWLELDGGQQRLLLAEINQAGQLIRAQAGVEKLNIGALGNIVRQLHVHLVGRHEGDAAWPGPVWGSGTAVRHDPAALEARVYSWRQRLA, from the coding sequence ATGACCGACTTCGTCCTCGATCCCCGCCTGGCTGCCGACAGCGCCTTCATCGCCGACGGACCGCTGTCGCAGGTCCGCCTGATGGACGACACCCGCTTTCCGTGGCTGGTGCTGGTGCCACGCGTGAACGGCGTCAGCGAATGGCTGGAGCTGGATGGCGGACAACAGCGCCTGCTGCTTGCGGAGATCAACCAGGCCGGGCAGCTCATCCGTGCTCAGGCCGGCGTGGAGAAGCTCAATATCGGCGCGCTGGGCAACATCGTGCGCCAGTTGCACGTGCATCTGGTGGGACGCCACGAAGGCGATGCTGCTTGGCCGGGGCCGGTGTGGGGCAGCGGGACTGCGGTACGCCACGACCCGGCGGCCCTGGAAGCCCGGGTCTATAGCTGGCGCCAGCGCCTGGCGTAG
- a CDS encoding dienelactone hydrolase family protein, producing MGQWLPFESPHGRIHAWRADPEGVPRGALVVAQEIFGVNPHIRTVAEGFAREGYIALAPAYFDPIEPGLELEYDAEGIARGKSLITSLGLERAADITRAAAESLAGEGNVGTVGYCWGGTVALLATLRLGLPSVSYYGARNLPFLQETPRAPVMFHFGERDTSIPPEMVQAHRDALPQMEVFTYPAGHGFNCDLRADYDPASARLARERTLDFFARNLA from the coding sequence ATGGGCCAATGGCTGCCTTTCGAGTCCCCACACGGCCGCATCCATGCCTGGCGGGCCGATCCCGAGGGCGTGCCGCGCGGTGCGCTGGTCGTGGCGCAGGAGATCTTCGGCGTCAACCCGCACATCCGCACCGTGGCCGAGGGCTTCGCGCGGGAGGGATACATCGCGCTGGCGCCGGCCTACTTCGATCCGATCGAACCCGGCCTGGAGCTGGAGTACGACGCCGAAGGCATCGCACGCGGAAAGTCGCTGATCACGTCACTGGGCCTCGAACGTGCTGCGGACATCACCCGTGCCGCCGCCGAGTCGCTGGCGGGCGAAGGCAACGTCGGTACCGTGGGCTACTGCTGGGGCGGCACCGTCGCCCTGCTGGCCACACTGCGGCTGGGCTTGCCGTCGGTCAGCTACTACGGGGCGCGCAACCTGCCCTTTCTCCAAGAAACGCCGCGCGCGCCCGTGATGTTCCACTTTGGCGAACGGGATACTTCCATCCCGCCCGAGATGGTCCAGGCCCATCGGGACGCGTTGCCGCAGATGGAGGTCTTCACCTATCCCGCCGGCCATGGTTTCAACTGCGACCTGCGCGCGGATTACGATCCCGCCAGTGCGCGCCTGGCGCGCGAACGCACCCTCGATTTTTTCGCACGGAACCTCGCATGA
- the rimO gene encoding 30S ribosomal protein S12 methylthiotransferase RimO, translating into MSLQNPKVGFVSLGCPKALVDSERILTQLRVEGYDIVPTYDAADVVVVNTCGFIDSAVAESLDAIGEAMNENGKVIVTGCLGKRPEQIREQYPDVLSISGPQDYQSVMEALHAALPPKHDPFVDLVPDYGVKLTPRHYAYLKISEGCNHRCSFCIIPSMRGDLVSRPVDDVLREAERLVRGGVKELLVVSQDTSAYGVDVKYAEREWRGKAYQTRMKALCEGLGELDAWVRMHYVYPYPHVDDVIPLMAEGKVLPYLDIPFQHASPRILKLMKRPGAVDKTLERVKRWRSISPDITLRSTFIVGFPGETEQEFEELLQFLDEAQLDRVGAFAYSPVEGAAANLLPDPVPEEVKQERLARFMEKQAEISAARLEAKIGTVQQCLVDLIEDDIAVARSKADAPEIDGLVHIQNGGELGLRVGQFVDVEITESDEHDLIGDAIVETAGRPLDVKML; encoded by the coding sequence ATGTCCCTGCAGAACCCCAAGGTGGGCTTCGTCAGCCTCGGCTGTCCGAAAGCCCTGGTCGATTCCGAACGCATCCTCACCCAGCTTCGCGTGGAGGGATACGACATCGTGCCGACCTACGACGCAGCGGACGTGGTGGTGGTGAACACCTGCGGGTTCATCGATTCCGCCGTGGCCGAATCGCTCGATGCCATCGGCGAAGCGATGAACGAGAACGGCAAGGTCATCGTCACCGGCTGCCTGGGCAAGCGCCCGGAACAGATCCGCGAGCAATACCCGGACGTGCTGTCGATCAGCGGTCCGCAGGACTACCAGAGCGTGATGGAAGCGCTGCACGCGGCGCTGCCGCCGAAGCACGATCCCTTCGTCGACCTGGTGCCGGACTACGGCGTCAAGCTGACGCCGCGGCATTACGCGTACCTGAAGATTTCCGAAGGCTGCAACCACCGCTGCAGCTTCTGCATCATCCCGTCGATGCGTGGCGACCTGGTGTCGCGCCCGGTCGATGACGTGCTGCGCGAGGCCGAGCGCCTGGTGCGCGGCGGCGTGAAGGAACTGCTGGTGGTGTCGCAGGACACGTCGGCCTACGGCGTGGACGTGAAGTACGCCGAGCGCGAATGGCGCGGCAAGGCGTACCAGACACGGATGAAGGCGTTGTGCGAGGGTCTGGGCGAACTCGATGCCTGGGTGCGCATGCATTACGTCTACCCGTATCCGCACGTCGACGACGTGATTCCGCTGATGGCCGAAGGCAAGGTACTGCCTTACCTGGATATTCCTTTCCAGCACGCCAGCCCGCGCATCCTCAAACTGATGAAGCGTCCCGGCGCCGTCGACAAGACGCTGGAGCGCGTGAAGCGCTGGCGTTCGATCAGTCCCGACATCACCCTGCGCTCGACCTTCATCGTCGGCTTCCCCGGCGAGACGGAGCAGGAGTTCGAGGAACTCCTGCAGTTCCTCGACGAAGCGCAGCTGGACCGCGTCGGTGCGTTCGCCTACTCGCCGGTCGAAGGCGCGGCAGCCAACCTGTTGCCGGACCCGGTGCCGGAAGAAGTGAAGCAGGAGCGCCTGGCCCGTTTCATGGAGAAGCAGGCGGAGATCTCCGCCGCGCGCCTCGAAGCGAAGATCGGCACGGTGCAGCAGTGCCTGGTGGACCTGATCGAAGACGATATCGCCGTCGCGCGTTCGAAGGCCGATGCGCCGGAGATCGATGGTCTGGTGCATATTCAGAATGGCGGCGAATTGGGGCTGCGCGTCGGCCAGTTCGTCGACGTGGAAATCACCGAGAGCGACGAGCACGACCTGATTGGCGATGCGATCGTCGAAACGGCGGGGCGCCCGCTCGACGTCAAGATGCTGTGA
- a CDS encoding DUF3025 domain-containing protein, translating into MTGPATGAHAGNGRRRFVAPLRGHVDAACFRHPLFDGYGEYRDLLTAPHWPDIETLNTRMPLSGPRFARQDAGLLADGLHYEARTAQGCIATRADNWHDLFNAMVWLRHPTLKHALNQQQCGHIARMGSRERSPAQQALTQFDESGVIVQVRDATLLDLWDRHDWVALFHANAARWHDGGISIAAVVGHALMEQVLVPGRLLVGKGLVVLGDPADALKHVVESISAGATLTTPSELRPLPLAGIPGWHAGQDAAFYGQQDYFRPLRDGRVYPRPL; encoded by the coding sequence GTGACCGGGCCGGCGACGGGCGCGCATGCAGGCAACGGCCGGCGTCGTTTCGTCGCTCCCCTGCGCGGGCACGTCGATGCCGCATGCTTTCGGCATCCCCTGTTCGATGGGTATGGCGAGTACCGGGACCTGCTGACGGCCCCGCACTGGCCCGACATCGAAACCCTCAATACGCGGATGCCGCTCTCCGGGCCTCGTTTCGCGAGACAGGATGCCGGCTTGCTTGCCGACGGGCTGCATTACGAAGCGCGGACCGCGCAGGGGTGCATCGCCACGCGTGCGGATAACTGGCATGACTTGTTCAACGCGATGGTCTGGCTGCGTCATCCGACTCTCAAGCACGCACTCAACCAGCAGCAGTGCGGGCACATCGCGCGCATGGGCTCGCGTGAGCGCAGTCCCGCGCAGCAGGCGCTAACCCAGTTCGATGAAAGCGGCGTCATCGTGCAGGTACGCGATGCGACACTGCTGGATCTGTGGGACCGGCACGACTGGGTGGCACTGTTCCATGCGAACGCCGCACGCTGGCACGATGGCGGCATCAGCATCGCTGCGGTGGTGGGGCATGCGCTGATGGAACAGGTGTTGGTGCCCGGGCGCTTGCTGGTCGGCAAGGGCCTGGTGGTACTCGGCGATCCGGCAGACGCACTCAAGCACGTGGTCGAATCGATTTCAGCGGGCGCGACCCTTACTACGCCAAGCGAACTGCGTCCGCTGCCACTGGCCGGCATTCCCGGGTGGCATGCAGGACAGGATGCGGCGTTCTACGGACAGCAGGACTACTTCCGTCCGTTGCGGGACGGCCGCGTTTACCCGCGACCGTTGTGA
- the greB gene encoding transcription elongation factor GreB: MSRWRPPGEKSTALITREGHDRLKAELDDLWRVRRPEVVKALAAAAAEGDRSENAEYTYRKKQLGEIDRRVRYLSKRLEVLRVVDTAPSDPDAVFFGATIELENIASGETSRYRIVGPDETEATRGWISIDSPLARALLKKRIDDEFSVELPGGITHFVLVDVSYAS, from the coding sequence GTGTCGCGCTGGCGCCCGCCGGGCGAGAAGAGTACCGCCCTGATCACCCGCGAAGGCCATGATCGCCTCAAGGCGGAACTGGATGATCTGTGGCGCGTGCGTCGCCCCGAGGTGGTGAAGGCCTTGGCCGCTGCCGCCGCGGAAGGCGACCGCTCCGAGAACGCGGAGTACACCTACCGCAAGAAGCAGCTCGGCGAGATCGACCGGCGCGTGCGCTACCTGAGCAAGCGCCTGGAAGTGCTGCGCGTGGTCGACACCGCGCCCAGCGATCCCGACGCCGTGTTCTTCGGCGCCACCATCGAGCTGGAGAACATCGCCAGCGGCGAAACCTCGCGTTACCGCATCGTCGGTCCCGACGAGACCGAGGCGACGCGCGGCTGGATCAGCATCGATTCGCCGCTTGCGCGCGCATTGTTGAAGAAGCGCATCGACGATGAATTCTCGGTCGAACTCCCTGGCGGCATTACCCACTTCGTGCTGGTGGATGTCAGCTACGCGAGCTGA
- a CDS encoding copper resistance protein NlpE N-terminal domain-containing protein produces MKWRFVPLTCALSLAASAANPTPPTFAGTFFGSLPAEACASQDVLLDLGADGRYVLEAHCQDDLQAAPKRAGRWSVTWNGTCVQLAPEDGQPAQEFAIHDDDLLVLTAGSCIEPIEDPRGRTLRRAEAAGEH; encoded by the coding sequence ATGAAGTGGCGTTTCGTACCGTTGACCTGCGCGTTGTCGCTGGCGGCTTCCGCCGCCAATCCGACGCCACCGACCTTCGCCGGCACGTTTTTCGGCAGCTTGCCGGCGGAAGCCTGCGCATCGCAGGACGTGTTGCTTGACCTGGGGGCTGACGGCCGATACGTGCTGGAAGCGCACTGCCAGGACGACTTGCAGGCGGCACCCAAACGCGCCGGCCGCTGGTCGGTGACATGGAACGGCACCTGCGTGCAGCTCGCGCCGGAAGACGGTCAACCTGCGCAGGAGTTCGCCATCCATGACGACGATCTGCTGGTGTTGACCGCGGGTAGCTGCATCGAGCCGATCGAGGATCCGCGCGGGCGCACGTTGCGGCGCGCGGAAGCCGCCGGAGAACACTGA
- a CDS encoding helicase HerA-like domain-containing protein, producing MDPILLGKGVTDDIPVTLQPKFGNRHGLVAGATGTGKTVTLMTLAEGFSRMGVPVFMADVKGDVAGLAAAGDGSEKVLQRAKDIGIADYAPGANPVIFWDLYGKLGHPVRTTVSEMGPTLLSRILELNDTQSGVLDIVFKLADDRGLLLLDLEDLRALLGLVAAERKDISTSYGLVSTQSVGAIQRALLRLEQEGGEMFFGEPALELADLMRTNTDGRGVIGILAADQLILKPRLYSSFLLWLLSELFETLPEVGDLDKPKLVFVFDEAHLLFDDSPPALQQRIEQVVRLIRSKGVGVYFCSQFPDDVPDNILGQLGNRVQHALRAFTPRDQKAVKTAAETFVPNPKLDVAQAISKLGTGEALVSTLQDKGIPSPVQQTMVSPPRCRMGAINEGERQQVRNGSPVGGKYDTRVDRESAAEMLAKRAETATQAAQAPPAKTEQDDPDAGGFGQAVKDAVFGTKRRQGMIETMAKQTTRTVGTKLGNQIVRGILGSIFGGRR from the coding sequence ATGGATCCGATCCTGCTGGGCAAGGGCGTCACCGACGACATTCCGGTCACCCTGCAGCCGAAGTTCGGCAACCGCCACGGCCTGGTGGCCGGCGCCACCGGCACCGGCAAGACGGTCACGCTGATGACACTCGCGGAAGGGTTCTCGCGGATGGGCGTGCCCGTGTTCATGGCCGACGTGAAGGGTGACGTGGCCGGCCTGGCCGCCGCAGGCGACGGCAGCGAGAAGGTGCTGCAGCGCGCGAAGGACATCGGCATCGCCGACTACGCGCCGGGTGCGAATCCGGTGATCTTCTGGGATCTCTACGGCAAGCTGGGCCATCCAGTCCGCACGACGGTCAGCGAGATGGGCCCCACCCTGCTCTCGCGCATCCTCGAACTCAACGACACCCAGAGCGGCGTGCTCGACATCGTGTTCAAGCTCGCCGACGACCGCGGGCTGCTGCTGCTCGACCTGGAAGACCTGCGTGCCCTGCTGGGGCTGGTCGCCGCCGAGCGCAAGGACATTTCCACCAGCTACGGCCTGGTGAGCACGCAGTCGGTCGGCGCCATCCAGCGCGCGCTGCTGCGGCTGGAACAGGAAGGCGGCGAGATGTTCTTCGGCGAACCGGCGCTGGAACTGGCCGATCTGATGCGCACGAACACCGATGGCCGCGGCGTGATCGGCATCCTCGCGGCGGATCAGCTGATCCTGAAGCCGCGCCTGTATTCCAGCTTCCTGCTGTGGCTGCTGTCCGAACTGTTCGAGACACTGCCGGAAGTCGGCGACCTGGACAAACCCAAGCTCGTGTTCGTCTTCGACGAAGCACACCTGCTGTTCGACGACTCCCCGCCCGCGTTGCAGCAGCGCATCGAACAGGTTGTGCGGCTGATCCGCTCCAAGGGCGTGGGCGTCTACTTCTGCTCGCAGTTCCCCGACGACGTGCCGGACAACATCCTCGGCCAGCTGGGCAACCGCGTGCAGCATGCGTTGCGCGCGTTCACGCCGCGCGACCAGAAGGCGGTGAAGACCGCCGCCGAGACCTTCGTGCCGAATCCCAAGCTCGACGTGGCCCAGGCGATCTCCAAGCTCGGCACCGGCGAAGCGCTGGTGTCGACGCTGCAGGACAAGGGCATCCCCTCGCCCGTGCAGCAGACGATGGTGTCGCCGCCGCGCTGCCGGATGGGCGCGATCAACGAAGGCGAACGCCAGCAGGTACGCAACGGCAGCCCCGTCGGCGGCAAGTACGATACCCGCGTCGATCGCGAGTCCGCTGCGGAAATGCTCGCCAAGCGCGCCGAGACCGCAACGCAGGCCGCCCAGGCGCCGCCCGCGAAGACCGAGCAGGACGATCCCGACGCCGGCGGCTTCGGCCAAGCCGTGAAGGACGCGGTGTTCGGCACCAAGCGTCGCCAGGGCATGATCGAGACGATGGCCAAGCAGACCACGCGCACGGTCGGCACCAAGCTGGGCAACCAGATCGTGCGTGGCATCCTGGGCAGCATCTTCGGCGGACGTCGCTGA